GAAAGGGCCAATGAGGTGGGGTGAGGGTCAGTCGAGGTCACTAGCATGGCCAACGACCTCGGCCAAACGTTGGGGAGGGCCTATaggccctcgctagatctgggggcgagggctcgcggtcCTCCCCTAGATTCAACGAGGACGACCTTGCCCCAGCTTGTGGCAGCCCTTGGCTTGATTGGGCGAGGCCCAATGACTTCGGCCGACCCTTGCCCCATTGTTGCCAACCCTTTTTGGTGATATTGGGGGGCAGCAATAGTGAGGGCCATAGAGGCCCTCGCTAATTTGTTGCCgctcattttgtttttaatttagtcttttattttaattaatatttatattaaaaattaatttttagagattaaatgacatcattttgggaCAAGCTGGTTATGTCAACGtcacgtggataatttttttttaataaataattgccacctcaaaaaaaaaagtctttggaaaatgccacattagcattttggcTACAATTTCTCACTGTTAACATGTAAGTGTCTATTTCTTCTCCAattgtgacacttaagtatatattttggaagttttgacacttaggTATCCGTCCGTATCGAGTTTTGGCATTATGGGGTGTTTGGAACTCAATCCATTTGTGATCCATCATAGCTCAAACTCAATTTAGAACATGAACAACCACTCCTATAATAATTTCTCCTTGTAGCGCAGACTTGTGAATAATCTATCATGAAAAAGAGTGCAGAAAAGAACTTCCCCTTCTTAATCGATCGGGTCAGAACACAGGAAAGCCTTATTCACATGAAATTTCTTAGTCACGATCATCATCCCCGTACCACTAAACTTGAGCCCCACATGCGTATGCAGTCCGATAAATCCTGTATAAAGCCAGCTAAAAAATGTACAACCTCCTCCGTGTAACTCATAAAAAATGGCTTCTGACTATAATCGtgtccttctctttctcttcatctcctttctctctctctcctccaaatcaACTCATGGATGGCCCAAAACGTCGAAGGAGGCTATTGGTTCCCGGACAGCGGCATCATAGCCTCCGACATCAACTCGGCCCTCTTCACTCATCTCTTCTGCGCATTTGCTGACGTCGACGCATCGACGAACCAGTTAGTCGTATCGTCGTCGCACGCTTAGTCTTTCGCAGCCTTCACTCGTGATGTCCAGCAGAAAAACCCATCGGTCGTAACCCTCCAGTCCATTGGCGGCGGGGTAACAAATCGATTGCGGACAACATTGCATCCGTGGCGCGCCAGTCCAGCTCCCGAAAGTCTTTCATTGATTCCTCTTTTGCCCTGGCTCGGTCGAACGGCTTCCATGGCCTCGATCTTGATTGGAGCCCCGAGATAGCGACGAGAAGATGGCCAACTTGGGGTTGCTCCTCCAGGAGTGGCGGGCTGCGGTAGCTGCTGAGGCGGCCAGCTTGGGCAAGGATGCTTGCTTTTGTCGGCAGCGGTCCATTACTTGCCGCACCACTGGTCTAACACAAATTATCCGGTGGCTGCCATGGCGGCGAGCTTGGATTGGATCAATGCGATGGCCTATGATTTCTATGCACCCGGTTGGTCCTCTACCACAGGACCACTTGCGGCTCTCTACAATCCAGGTATGGGTGGTAACTTTCACTTTTGGGGTTGTAAACTTTGACTATTCTTTGGTATAACgaaatttccttaattttctgTATCAAGACTCAAAAATTTTGTTACCTCAACGTCAAGAGAATTACAACACAATTTTCCATTCAAAGCATAAAGTATTAGTCCACGAGTAATTGACAtggttttgttctttatttaaaagggataagtgtttcagaagtcttaaaatttgtcacgaaaatacatttcagtcctaaaacttgcaaaaagtgcatttaactcctacaacttgtcaaattgtttcaaacgagtcctaaaatcgacgccgttagccttttccattaaaaatgctaacgtgtcattttaaataatttttattcccagcgtggattttttaattattttttaattattttttaaaaaattagatttaaaaattaaaaagattatattaattcattttatcttattttcactaaaaactaaaaaaagtttaaaatttattttttaaaaaaaatgaataaaaaataatttaaaaatacacgtggaaaataaaaattatttaaaaggtcacgtcagcatttttaacggaaaaggctaacggcgtcgattttaggactcatttgaaacaatttgacaagttttgggacttaaatgcactttttgcaagttttatgactgaaacgcatttttgtgacaagttttaggacttctagaACACTTATCCCTATTTAAAATCCTCTATCAATCCTCgttaaattcataattttcttggtAATGAAACCGTCAGTCCTTTAAATTGAAAGAATGAAAGTATCTATAGCCGTGCTACACATGATAATACGAAATATGACACGGTACTAAGCAAATGACATCATATACTTTCATTCTTTCAATTTAAAGtgcatgaaattataaaatcgCAAGAATTTCTCAAGGGCACACTCATCATGCCTCTCAAGAGAGAGACCATTTCGACtctcaatcatttttaaaaattaccttctttttttataaccgtaatttttttgatttctcTCGATTCTTTCTCTTCCTGTCCCCTTTCATTCACTTTGTTTTACTTACTACCCAACTTCATCACGGTGGCATAGGCATGACTATATTACAATGTAATcgaatcaattaaaaaatttatatttttttattcgatTTAATCGAATCGATTAGGTTTTAATAATCCCTTCCGATCCATTCTCTCAATTTTGACGAGATTGTgattttagaataatttctttCCCTCTTAATCCATCCATTTGAACTCTATGCTTGACAAAATACTTCAAATTAGGAAGCCGAACCGTCTGTCCAATTGGTGCcctattgaaattttttcttaaagaaGAGATTGCATAACAAGATAGGCCTGATCATCGGTTGGATGCGGTGATACATGACCCGTATATTTGGTCAATCACATTCATtcccaaaagggaaaaagccataaaaaaaaaactttaaattatacTCAGCGCAACATTTATtctgaaccttttttttttataacataaaaaaccctaaacgaTTTTAACCGAGACATATTTATCCTTTGTCaatattttgttaaatgaaTTTTCTGCCAAAATAacgtgatttttattttacttaagtcaCGTGGACTAGGAGCGAGCATGGTTTCAAGGTAAAACCCGAAACCTGAGAACTAGACCGGTGCAAACTTATCTGGTTCTAGGTTTCAGGATCCAAAATATGTAGGTttcaaattgtaaaaattaaagATCTCATTTTGACAGGTCGGTTCCAAGTTCTTGATTAGCGAAACTTGAAACCTGGAACCTGTAACCTAGAACTCGGaataaatttttgtgttttatttatttatttatttatgtcttTGTGCGATCTTGTGACATCCTATAACGTTCCATGATAAGTGTGTAATTTGGAACTActatataagttttttttttttttttatgattgagacttttattttgttaatactTGACATTTTCCGAATGTCTAAATACAAGTTAGTGTCAATAAATTGTAGTAGCAAGTAATGGTTATTAAAGAtgataattcactataattgtGCAATTGATAATATAGATGGAATCTGGATAGAGCCTAGAATTGATTTTAACCTGTatccaaatttccaaatatGTAGAGTATGTTCTAAATTCTAAAAAGTACACAAACGGTACGTTTTAGGTTTCAGGTGGAATTTGTATAGAATTTGGAATCGCTCACCCTTAAGATGAGCACCACTAATGTTTACTTTTTGACGTCTCTATAGATAGTTTTTAATGGTTTTATCAACAGAGAATTTTCACAaaaggtaaatgtatcacaaatttataatttgagaattttggtgtcttaaaaaaatttaaactaaatatGTCTGCATATAAtttaagattattattattttttagctttttacCTTTCCCAAAATGAAAAGTCCCACGGCAACGACCACGACCCGGGCGGAAGGCACCGTGAGACTCAAGACAGCGTAGCGATGGCATCCCGCGAAAAATGAGTCGTCTCTCCATGCGCCACGTTGCAAGAATTTGCCGAAAGTGAACCTTGACCAAACAACGGTCGAGGAATCAACCGTCGTTGTACACTGATCTGGCTGTAGAAGCGGAGAAAATATTTGGTACGTCTTATGCTCcagcgtggcaaacaagaaggcgatgggagcgcgacacgtgtcctcgtgggaCCCATAAAGTCAGGCGTCTGCTCTCGACTCAGcacttcttcctctctcctctaaCTCTCGTCTCGGCTAGCAGCTCGGCTCGGGCCGGCGGAAGAAAGGACGTCCTCTCCTCCCCGGGGCCtcgcacgctctctctcccgtCGAGCATTTATTGCagaaacttttctctttccttcgtttgagaaagaaaatggccgttcgttctttctttcctttcgaatttttgaatctgAAATTCTCTCTCCGGGCTCGTTGTTGCTCCCCAGTGCATCAAGCGGCCGTTCTCCTGCCATCGCCGACGAACCACATTACGGCCGCCGCTACCCCGGTGCTCACTCGCTTCTCTTTTCGggctcgttgctgctccgtcATTCGTTTCGGCGTTCCGGGATCGCAGATGCagcacgcggaggagaagcagcctcttcgagctcccctcAACGCCGGCGAGCGTTGCTAGCAGAGCGAGACCCCTACACACAAaaggctcggaggcgaggttgCTAGAGAAGTTGGTGCCGTACATTGCCATGCCAGCTTGGTGCTGAGCTACCTCGTCGTGTTCGACactcctccgcctccctctcgcgacgtcccctccgctctctctctcccccctctgtgaagtcgtgcctctcttccagcgaaacgcgACGCCAATggccctccacctccgccggtTGACTCCGTCGCCTCgactccgactccgacgccgacgccgacgccgacgccgacgccgcctcctCCCCCGAACCCGACTCGACGCCAACGCCCCTTCGCTGGTTGCCTCCATCGCGTCGGAGTCCGTcgccccgactccgacgccgacgccgacgccaacgttgacgccgacgccgacgccctttgCCAAGTCCATGCATCGTAGAAAATGGTGATGCCGACCGAACATTACTTATtcagttatttccttttgctaATGATGGGGAAATTCTCATCTTGGACGATAAGGAGTCCATAGTATTCTCATAGTACTTGTAGCATCATCCGTAACCATAGCATAATGATTTAGTTTCTCGATGTCTGCATTTAATATCCAAAGCTATAGCAAATTAATGAGGATAGTAACAAGATATCGAGAGAATGTAGGAGGGAGGAAATATCTAATATACTACAcaaattgcaccaaaattaaGCACTAATGTCCGGGTAACAAGATTGGAAGCTTTCAATCGAGCAAGAGTGAAATCACATGGAGTTTCAGATTTGAGGATGACATCTACTTCAACCGTTCTGCGTTAAATCTATTTGACATTGCATTCGGATTTGCATTTTTGTGCCTATGTACTTCGTTGtaagttttttccttttgatattcAATGGTAGGATGGGAGAAGGCTGAGAAAATGAAGTCTTAGTGCAAAAGAAACAACTGGAGGCTGCAACACAAAGGAACTAGACACTAGAAGATCGAATCAGTCATCTTGATGGAACACTTAAGGAATGTGTGAGGCAGCTCAGACAGATGAGGGAAGACCAAGAGCAGAAGATCCAAGAAGCTGTGCTCAAGAAAACTCGTGAGTGGGAATCAACAAAGGCTGAGCTTGAGACTAAGCTTTCCAATGTCCATGCCCAGCTTCAAGCAGCCAAGAGTGAAGCTTCTTCAGTTATATGTTCTGATCTCGCCCCTAAGCTTGATTTGCTGAAAAAGAGAATGTGGCCCTCAAAGCCAAAGTCCTTTCTATGTTGGAAGAGCTAGAACTTAGGATTATTGAGCGTAACTTGAGCACCCAAGCAGCAGAAACAGCCAGCAAACATCATTTAGAGAGCATAAAGAGGTAGCTAGGCTGGAAGCCAAATGCCGTAGACTCAGAGCCATGTCTCGGAAAGTAAGTGTGACAAATGATCTTAAGTCTTTCTCTGCATCATCGGTTTGTGTAGAGTCCTTCGCTGATAGCCCATCAGATGTAGGGGATTGGTTGCTAGCAGTTGAGAATGACGTGCAGAAAGCGAGTTGCTTGGAGCCAAGTGATTGTGAGCCGTGCCACTCTGAGTCATGGGCATCTGCTCTAATAACTGAACTCAACCAttttaagaaagagaaatcctTCGGAAAGAATCTCATGGTCTCTTCAGGAGAACTTGATTTAATGGATGATTTTCTGGAGATGGAAAGGCTTGCAGCTTTACCAGACGCAGAAAGTGGAAGCTGGAGCCATGGAATGGGGCCTACTCTGGATCAAAACAGATCTGATGAAGTCACTCTCAAATCTAAGCTTGAAGCCATGATCAATAGAACGGCAGAGCTGGAGGAGGAattagagaagaaggaagaagaaaaggagaagctaGACATGGCTCTAAGTCAATGTCAAAAGCAACTTGAAACGTCACGGAGTCAGCTCAATGAGGTTGAGATGAGATTGACAGAACTCAACAACATGTTGTCCGCAGCACAAAAATCGAAGCAAGCTGCAGAGGAGGAAGCAAGGATTACCCATGAGAGTATGGAAGTAACAGAGTCAAGACCGATGGATGTTGAAGAGGAGATGAAAAACTTGCTCCTTAATGTCAAATTACTACAAGAAGAGGTTGAAAGAGAGCGTGCTTTGTCTGCTGAAAATGAGGCAAAATGTCGGGAGATGGAGGATGAAAATCTAAATATGAAAAGGGATGCCAAACTGCAGCATGAGATCGAGCTTCAGCGTGTGGCTGTCTATGATGAACAGCTAAAAGTAAAGCAGGTTAGTCCTCTATGGCTTGTGGATGTTAGTCTATATCTAATGGAAAGCATGATAACATGAGTAAATTATTGAGATGGTATTGCTCCTTTTACATAATTTATCAAGTTTGCCGACAAACCCGCTACTACATTTTGAGTGGCAATGTTACAGTTGCATGTAGAGTGAGTTCCATCTGCATGAGAAAAGAGAGATGCCTCTCTTGGTACATTCACATCCGTGTCCGGACATCGATTTGGgtgcttttttatgagatatgACTTCAATCTCCTGGTgaatagttatttatttatagccatctcaaggaagatgaaatgattattttccaAAGAACGCAGCATGGTTTTGATCTTCATATTGACATATAGCTATGTTAGAAATAGGATGGCTGCATCAGCATCTTGTACTTTATTAGTACAAACTGTATGATTGGGGCACAATCTaaac
This region of Eucalyptus grandis isolate ANBG69807.140 chromosome 8, ASM1654582v1, whole genome shotgun sequence genomic DNA includes:
- the LOC120286546 gene encoding filament-like plant protein 3 — translated: MINRTAELEEELEKKEEEKEKLDMALSQCQKQLETSRSQLNEVEMRLTELNNMLSAAQKSKQAAEEEARITHESMEVTESRPMDVEEEMKNLLLNVKLLQEEVERERALSAENEAKCREMEDENLNMKRDAKLQHEIELQRVAVYDEQLKVKQEQELAVAASRFAECQKTISSLAQQLKSSLVPIQCAITLMKDY